One genomic window of Coffea eugenioides isolate CCC68of chromosome 1, Ceug_1.0, whole genome shotgun sequence includes the following:
- the LOC113775315 gene encoding serine--glyoxylate aminotransferase, translating to MDYVNGPGRNHLFVPGPVNIPDQIIRAMNRNNEDYRSPAIPAMTKILLEDVKKIFKSESGTPFLIPTTGTGAWESALTNTLSPGDRIVSFLIGQFSLLWIDQQQRLNFNVDVIESEWGQGANLDILASKLAEDTAHTIKAICIVHNETATGVTNNLATVRKILDHYNHPALFVVDGVSSICALDFRMDEWGVDVALTGSQKALSLPTGIGIVCASPKALEASKTAKSVRVFFDWKDYLKFYKLGTYWPYTPSIHLLYGLRAALDLIFEEGLENVFARHARLAKATRLAMEAWGLKNCTQKEEWYSDTVTAVLVPPNIDSSEIVRRAWKRYNLSLGLGLNKVAGKVFRIGHLGNLNELQLLGCLAGVEMVLKDVGYPVKLGSGVGAACAYLQNTTPLIPSRI from the exons ATGGACTACGTTAATGGACCTGGACGGAACCATCTCTTTGTGCCGGGACCTGTCAATATACCAGACCAGATCATCCGTGCAATGAACAGGAATAATGAGGATTATCGCTCTCCAGCCATTCCAGCCATGACCAAAATCTTGCTGGAGGATGTCAAGAAGATTTTTAAGAGTGAAAGTGGAACCCCATTTCTGATCCCAACCACAG GGACTGGTGCATGGGAAAGTGCACTTACCAACACCTTATCACCAGGAGATCGCATTGTATCTTTCCTAATTGGACAATTCAGTTTGTTGTGGATTGACCAACAGCAGCGTCTTAACTTCAATGTGGATGTCATTGAAAGTGAATGGGGTCAAGGAGCAAATCTTGATATTTTGGCCTCAAAACTAGCAGAAGATACAGCACATACTATCAAGGCCATCTGCATCGTGCACAATGAAACAGCAACTGGTGTAACCAACAACTTGGCTACTGTTAGAAAGATTCTTG ATCACTACAACCATCCAGCACTCTTTGTTGTTGATGGTGTTTCCTCCATTTGTGCACTTGATTTCCGCATGGATGAATGGGGAGTAGATGTGGCACTAACTGGCTCTCAGAAAGCTCTTTCTCTCCCAACTGGCATAGGAATCGTTTGTGCAAGCCCCAAGGCTCTTGAGGCTTCCAAAACAGCAAAATCTGTTAGAGTCTTCTTTGACTGGAAGGACTACCTGAAGTTCTATAAGTTGGGAACATATTGGCCATACACTCCATCCATTCATCTTCTATATGGTCTAAGAGCAGCTTTGGATCTCATATTTGAGGAAGGACTTGAGAATGTATTTGCCAGGCATGCTCGCTTAGCCAAAGCAACAAG ACTTGCTATGGAAGCATGGGGCTTGAAAAATTGCACCCAAAAGGAGGAATGGTACAGTGATACAGTCACTGCTGTGCTTGTTCCTCCTAACATTGACAGTTCAGAAATTGTTAGAAGGGCCTGGAAGAGATACAACTTAAGCTTGGGTCTGGGGCTGAACAAAGTTGCTGGAAAGGTTTTCAGAATAGGGCATCTTGGCAACTTAAATGAG TTGCAACTACTTGGCTGTCTTGCTGGAGTGGAGATGGTACTCAAGGATGTTGGTTACCCTGTTAAGCTAGGTAGTGGAGTGGGAGCTGCTTGTGCATACCTACAGAACACCACTCCCTTGATTCCTTCCAGGATCTAA